ACAATCCGGCTCGCTGGCGCTGTTTGCTGTGCCAATGCAAGATGGAATTCCACGCGGGCGGCGGCGATACTTGTTCAGCGTCAACGCGGGCCGGGCCGTATTTGTAGCCGACGCAGCCGAGTCTGGCGAACCGGGGTTATCGCAGCCCTGTCAACAGCCGTGTCAGCAGCCGTGTCAACAGCCGTATCAACTAATGGCAGTGGCGCTGGAAGAGACGGATTTGAAAGGGCGATCGCCCGCTGAATTCCTCCAATGGCTGCACGACGAACCGCAGACTGCCCAGCAGCAGTTTGAGGGCTGGGTGCATCAGTTGGGCACGACGCTGGCAAGCATGACCGCAACTATCTTGCCAACGCCCCTCGATCGATATGGCGTATTGGGCACAGGCGAGGTATTTCAGCCTGCCCAGGATGCAGTGACCTGGGTGCGCGTGCTGCAAGGAACTGCGCTGCTGCAAGGGGTATCGAGTTTGCCGCTGGAACTGGGGGTGTGGCTGCCGCTGGAACGACATCTCTGGCTACAAGCTAGCGATATTGTAGAATTAGAAACCAGCACCAGTGATGCCCGATCGGCGATCGCCCTGGTGACTGGACTAAGCCACCTACAAGCAATGGTGATGCAGGGAATCCAGAGGCTCGAAGCGCAGGAACAGGAGCAGGAACTCGCACGCTATTGCGAACGGCAGCATCTCAATACAGAAGCCATAACGCGGACGCTGGATGAACTATCGACCGTGTTTGATGTTGCACCGAGATCTTCTGCGAATTCTGCACAAGAGGCGATCGCCACGAACCCGGAAACGGCGCTACTGGAAGCGGCCGGGGCTGTGGGGCGGGCCCTGGGGATTGCCATTTCACCCCCTGGCAAGTCAGAAGATCTGCGGCGGCTGAAAGACCCCATCGAGGCGATCGCCCGTGCCTCCCATATCCGCATTCGCCGCGTCACGCTGCGAGAGGGCTGGTGGCATCAGGACGGCGGCCCGCTGCTGGCCTACTCGCTGGAAGACGGCCGTCCTGTGGCGCTGCTGCCTCGATCTGCCTCGCGCTACGAACTGCTCGACCCGCTGCGCCAAACCCGCACGATTTGCGATGCCCGCACTGCGGAAACCCTTGCGCCCACCGCCTACACCTTCTATCGCCCGCTGCCACCCGTCGCCAAGCCCCTAGCACTGCTGAAATTTGCCCTGCGGGGACATTTCAAAGAACTGTGGGTTGTGCTGCTAGCGGGGCTGGGCGCAACGCTGCTGGGCATGGTCACGCCCCAGGCAACGGCCCTGCTGATCGATCAGGCCATTCCCGATGCCAACCGCAGTTTGCTGCTGCAAATCGCGCTGGGGCTGCTGGCTACGGCGATCGGCGCGACCCTGTTTCAGATTACTCAGAGCATTGCGCTGATGCGGCTAGAAACCGTTGCCGATGCCTCGACCCAGGCGGCAGTGTGGGATCGACTGCTGGCGCTGCGGCTGTCCTTCTTTCGGCAATATTCCATCGGTGATTTAAGCACAAGAGTGTCTGCCGTCAGCCAAATTCGGCAAAAATTGGGAAATACTATTCTCAGAAGCGTTTTCTCTGGTATATTCTCGCTTCTGAACCTGTTTTTGCTGTTTTACTACAGTCCACCCCTAGCGGCGATCGCCCTCCTCGTTGCCCTAATTAACATCAGCGTGACGGTCATCTCCAGTATCCTGACCCTGCGAAAGGCGCGTCCCCTGCTCGATCGCCAGGGCAAACTGCAAGGCATCATGAGAGAAATCATTAACGGCGTGG
The Thermoleptolyngbya sichuanensis A183 DNA segment above includes these coding regions:
- a CDS encoding NHLP bacteriocin export ABC transporter permease/ATPase subunit; this encodes MLAEERKLEPIHPTRSLHGNEPLLLDHQTVWQVQSGSLALFAVPMQDGIPRGRRRYLFSVNAGRAVFVADAAESGEPGLSQPCQQPCQQPCQQPYQLMAVALEETDLKGRSPAEFLQWLHDEPQTAQQQFEGWVHQLGTTLASMTATILPTPLDRYGVLGTGEVFQPAQDAVTWVRVLQGTALLQGVSSLPLELGVWLPLERHLWLQASDIVELETSTSDARSAIALVTGLSHLQAMVMQGIQRLEAQEQEQELARYCERQHLNTEAITRTLDELSTVFDVAPRSSANSAQEAIATNPETALLEAAGAVGRALGIAISPPGKSEDLRRLKDPIEAIARASHIRIRRVTLREGWWHQDGGPLLAYSLEDGRPVALLPRSASRYELLDPLRQTRTICDARTAETLAPTAYTFYRPLPPVAKPLALLKFALRGHFKELWVVLLAGLGATLLGMVTPQATALLIDQAIPDANRSLLLQIALGLLATAIGATLFQITQSIALMRLETVADASTQAAVWDRLLALRLSFFRQYSIGDLSTRVSAVSQIRQKLGNTILRSVFSGIFSLLNLFLLFYYSPPLAAIALLVALINISVTVISSILTLRKARPLLDRQGKLQGIMREIINGVAKFRVAGAETRAFAYWGRQYSQQLKLTLASQGIEDNLAVINNLLSALTPAVLFAFTVQLLQQSQSQDGSFSIGTFLAFNAAFGTFIGGATSLGTTVIDVMEVLPIWQRALPILHAVPEVADDKADPGRLTGQVSVDRAVFRYREDGPLTLDSVSIHAEPGEFIALVGPSGSGKSTLFRLLLGFDTPESGTVYYDGQDLSGLDMQAVRRQLGVVLQNSRLMSASIFENIASGALIGMEEAWEAARMAGLADDVQAMPMGMHTVVSEGGTNLSGGQRQRLLIARALALRPRILLFDEATSALDNRTQAIVSESLDRLRVTRIVVAHRLSTIRNANRIYVLQNGRVMQKGDFEALATQPGLFSQLIQRQRV